The proteins below come from a single Prolixibacter sp. NT017 genomic window:
- a CDS encoding endonuclease/exonuclease/phosphatase family protein, which produces MKRIFLLTAFICLATLVQAQDVKLMTYNLRLALASDGLNSWENRKDFMVDQLNFYAPDIFGTQEGLPNQIEYLNKELKGYRSIGQGREGGSKGEHVAVFYNTNRFKVLVHHTFWLSETPDKVSKGWDAAYLRICTYGLFYDKLTHESFWVFNTHLDNKGELARKNGVALVLKKVNEVNTANLPVILMGDLNSTPESDVIQEIDKSFNQSKSLSEIKPFGPDATFNGFQWDVKPANRIDYIFVKKEAPIAVKKYAVLRDSRDHRFPSDHFPVFVEVAFTNSDK; this is translated from the coding sequence CCTGGCAACTTTGGTCCAGGCTCAGGATGTGAAATTGATGACCTACAATCTCCGGTTAGCACTGGCGTCCGATGGATTGAATTCCTGGGAAAACCGGAAGGATTTTATGGTCGACCAGCTCAATTTTTATGCACCCGATATATTTGGTACGCAGGAAGGATTGCCCAATCAGATTGAATACCTGAATAAAGAATTGAAAGGGTATCGGTCGATTGGTCAGGGTCGCGAAGGTGGTAGCAAAGGAGAACATGTCGCTGTGTTTTACAATACGAACCGTTTTAAGGTATTGGTGCATCACACTTTCTGGTTGTCGGAAACCCCCGATAAAGTGTCGAAAGGCTGGGATGCTGCTTACCTTCGGATTTGTACATATGGCCTTTTCTACGATAAGTTGACGCATGAATCGTTCTGGGTTTTCAATACCCATTTGGACAATAAAGGGGAGCTGGCTCGTAAAAATGGCGTAGCATTGGTGCTGAAAAAAGTAAATGAAGTCAACACTGCCAATCTGCCCGTGATTTTAATGGGCGACCTGAATTCAACGCCGGAAAGTGATGTTATTCAGGAAATCGACAAGAGCTTCAACCAATCCAAGTCGCTCAGCGAAATCAAGCCGTTTGGTCCTGATGCCACGTTCAATGGTTTTCAGTGGGATGTGAAGCCGGCCAACCGCATCGATTACATCTTTGTCAAAAAGGAGGCTCCGATTGCTGTGAAGAAATACGCCGTTTTGCGCGATAGCCGCGATCATCGATTCCCGTCCGACCATTTTCCGGTTTTTGTAGAGGTGGCCTTTACCAACAGTGATAAGTAA
- a CDS encoding glycoside hydrolase family 2 TIM barrel-domain containing protein — translation MSRRLLGLAFFLFLSASIWAAPIIKTSLNSGWFFQQTDHPDSTKWEPVNVPHTWNARDAFDDQRGYYRGTGWYRRNLYVDAGWKGQKLFLDFEGVNKTATVFINGKKIGVHKGGYTAFSFDISPYVQYGSVNDLRVEVSNAPDPEIPPLDADFTFYGGIYRDVWLKVENPIHFAFAKYATPAVYVNTPQVSAESAQVKVRGTVRNETGKTDRLLIRSEIFSPEGKLVEVLNKVFTVRRNSDRDFEMASKTINKPQLWSPDAPNLYTVKTTLQFYHRDSILDRVESPLGFRWFKADPNLGFFLNGKSIKLHGLNRHQDYSGLGNALPNALHKKDFELIKKMGANFVRLAHYPQAPEVYRECDRLGVLVWSEIPVVNEITESKDFTENCLNMQREQIHQTYNHPSVVMYGYMNEVFIRLAYAKQLSDSVRNRKIESTLKLARELDSLTRSEAPGRLTVMALHQNPIYNKTGIADIPQVIGWNLYMGWYGGKYSDLGAFLDKQHAEHPNRCIMLSEYGPGSDVRLHTDHPEVWDYSEEYQFLSHASYRFQVDERPYVMGMAAWIFADFGSEGRADAIPHINQKGLVTYDRKPKDVYDYYQVMNDKMPNIAIAGTNYTNRTYVADENEKSKHEVWMFTNSGQVTLYRNGEWINSQKPVDGIVKMEVPFVSGPNKLLAVTDMAEDSLVVNVKMIPRKLTTGEFHTIRVNVGSNCNFHDELTGENWIPDQPYQQGSFGYVGGDIYHSVSWKALSTQSNIKGTDDDPLYQTMREGVKSYRFDVPDGCYKVTLLFAEPNSKAGQPKLIYNLSNEENEQEANVRSFGISINGKKEISHFNLARDCGALWAVEKTFVVNVNKGEGLSVEFLPEQGKTLLSGIRIEKR, via the coding sequence ATGAGCCGACGACTGCTAGGTCTAGCTTTTTTCCTGTTTCTGAGCGCTTCAATTTGGGCTGCTCCCATCATCAAAACCAGCTTGAATAGTGGTTGGTTTTTCCAACAAACCGATCATCCCGACAGTACAAAATGGGAACCGGTCAATGTACCTCATACCTGGAATGCGAGAGATGCCTTTGACGATCAGCGGGGCTATTACCGGGGAACGGGTTGGTACCGGCGAAATTTATACGTGGATGCGGGATGGAAAGGACAGAAGCTTTTTCTCGATTTTGAAGGAGTCAACAAAACAGCAACCGTCTTTATCAATGGAAAGAAAATTGGTGTACACAAAGGCGGTTACACAGCCTTTAGTTTCGACATTTCTCCGTATGTTCAATATGGTTCGGTTAACGACTTGCGTGTAGAAGTGAGCAATGCGCCCGATCCGGAAATCCCACCGCTGGATGCCGATTTTACTTTTTACGGAGGAATTTACCGGGATGTTTGGCTCAAAGTTGAGAATCCCATTCATTTTGCTTTCGCGAAATATGCGACGCCCGCGGTTTATGTGAACACGCCACAGGTTTCTGCTGAATCTGCCCAGGTGAAGGTTCGGGGAACCGTTCGAAATGAGACCGGAAAAACCGATCGCTTGCTCATTCGTTCTGAGATTTTTTCACCGGAAGGGAAACTTGTAGAAGTGCTGAATAAGGTGTTTACTGTAAGACGAAATAGCGACCGCGATTTTGAGATGGCATCAAAGACCATCAATAAACCGCAGCTTTGGTCTCCTGACGCTCCCAACTTATACACCGTAAAAACTACGTTGCAGTTTTACCACCGCGACAGCATTCTCGATCGGGTGGAGAGTCCGCTCGGATTTCGTTGGTTCAAAGCCGATCCGAATTTGGGATTTTTCCTGAATGGAAAATCAATAAAACTGCACGGACTGAACCGTCATCAGGATTATTCGGGATTGGGAAATGCCTTGCCCAACGCTTTGCATAAAAAGGATTTTGAACTCATTAAAAAAATGGGGGCCAACTTCGTCCGCTTGGCGCACTACCCGCAAGCACCGGAAGTATACCGTGAATGTGACCGGCTGGGGGTGCTTGTGTGGAGCGAAATTCCGGTGGTGAACGAAATTACCGAATCGAAAGATTTTACAGAGAACTGTCTGAATATGCAGCGGGAGCAGATTCATCAAACCTACAACCATCCCTCGGTGGTGATGTATGGTTACATGAATGAAGTGTTTATCCGGTTGGCCTATGCAAAGCAACTTTCCGACAGCGTACGTAACCGGAAAATCGAAAGTACCCTAAAACTAGCGCGAGAACTGGATTCGTTAACCCGAAGCGAGGCGCCGGGCCGGCTAACCGTGATGGCGTTGCATCAGAATCCAATCTACAATAAAACAGGAATTGCCGACATTCCACAGGTAATTGGCTGGAATCTCTACATGGGGTGGTACGGTGGAAAATACTCTGATTTGGGCGCTTTTCTCGACAAACAGCACGCTGAACATCCTAACCGCTGCATCATGCTTTCGGAATATGGTCCCGGAAGCGATGTCAGGCTGCATACCGATCATCCGGAAGTGTGGGATTATTCGGAAGAATATCAATTCCTTTCCCATGCCAGCTATCGCTTTCAGGTTGACGAACGCCCATATGTGATGGGAATGGCTGCATGGATTTTCGCCGATTTTGGCTCCGAAGGACGTGCTGATGCCATTCCGCACATCAACCAGAAAGGGTTGGTGACTTACGACCGGAAACCGAAAGATGTTTACGACTACTACCAGGTGATGAACGATAAAATGCCGAACATCGCTATTGCCGGGACCAATTACACCAACCGGACGTACGTGGCGGATGAGAACGAAAAATCGAAACATGAGGTTTGGATGTTCACCAACTCAGGCCAGGTGACGCTGTACCGAAATGGAGAGTGGATCAACTCGCAAAAACCGGTCGACGGCATCGTTAAGATGGAGGTTCCTTTCGTTTCGGGGCCTAATAAGCTTTTGGCGGTGACTGACATGGCAGAAGATTCGCTGGTGGTTAATGTGAAAATGATTCCTCGAAAGTTGACAACCGGCGAATTTCATACCATCCGGGTCAACGTGGGCAGCAATTGCAATTTCCACGATGAGTTGACCGGTGAAAACTGGATTCCCGACCAACCTTATCAGCAGGGAAGCTTTGGATACGTTGGAGGCGATATCTATCATTCAGTTTCCTGGAAAGCATTGAGTACACAATCGAACATTAAAGGGACTGATGATGATCCGCTGTATCAAACGATGCGCGAAGGGGTGAAGAGCTATCGGTTCGATGTGCCGGATGGTTGTTACAAGGTGACATTGTTGTTTGCCGAGCCCAATTCGAAAGCGGGGCAGCCGAAGCTGATTTATAATCTGAGCAACGAAGAGAACGAGCAAGAGGCTAACGTCAGGAGTTTTGGGATTTCGATCAACGGAAAGAAAGAAATCAGTCATTTCAATCTGGCACGTGACTGCGGTGCACTGTGGGCGGTGGAAAAAACTTTCGTGGTAAATGTAAACAAAGGCGAAGGACTTTCAGTTGAGTTTCTGCCTGAGCAGGGAAAAACGCTGCTTAGCGGCATCCGTATCGAAAAACGTTGA
- a CDS encoding alpha/beta hydrolase codes for MKRKVFALLLTLFIAVGVSAQTRYKDDIASGFVKKTYTYAVKDGEDLKMDIYFPEGDKAPDRVAWIHVHGGGFSGGTRDAKADVNLCTHLAKKGYVTASISYRLTRKKDGFGCDVPADKKMDTFRKAVSDLRSATAFMLKNHTEFGIDTSRIIISGSSAGAETVLDAAYRPVTQWVEGKQELPTGFRYAGVISFAGAMVNAANITAETAIPTMMFHGTADKLVPYATAPHHYCGIDSPGYMMLDGSYTIANRLRKLGKTYWLETRCGAGHEMSGLPMTQSVGDIVDFAYNYIILGKKAQIHTIDKSPNYKKGDSLYDFCDN; via the coding sequence ATGAAGAGAAAAGTATTTGCACTATTGCTAACGTTGTTCATCGCTGTTGGTGTATCGGCACAAACCCGCTACAAAGACGATATCGCGAGTGGGTTTGTCAAGAAAACTTACACCTATGCCGTGAAAGATGGTGAGGATTTGAAAATGGATATCTACTTCCCGGAAGGAGATAAAGCGCCTGACCGGGTTGCCTGGATTCATGTTCATGGAGGTGGATTTTCAGGAGGAACACGGGATGCGAAAGCCGATGTGAACCTGTGTACTCATCTGGCGAAGAAGGGATATGTAACGGCTTCTATTTCGTACCGGTTAACCCGGAAGAAGGATGGTTTCGGGTGCGATGTTCCGGCCGATAAGAAGATGGATACTTTCCGAAAAGCAGTCAGCGATTTGCGTAGTGCTACGGCTTTCATGCTGAAAAATCATACAGAATTTGGTATCGATACCAGCCGGATCATTATTTCCGGTAGCAGTGCCGGGGCGGAAACGGTTTTAGATGCAGCCTACCGTCCGGTAACGCAGTGGGTAGAAGGAAAACAGGAATTGCCTACCGGTTTCCGTTACGCCGGAGTTATTTCCTTCGCGGGAGCGATGGTAAATGCTGCCAACATCACGGCCGAAACCGCCATCCCGACGATGATGTTCCACGGAACGGCTGATAAATTGGTGCCGTATGCTACAGCGCCTCACCACTATTGCGGCATCGACAGTCCCGGATACATGATGCTGGATGGCTCGTACACCATTGCTAACCGTTTGCGAAAGCTGGGAAAAACCTATTGGCTGGAAACACGCTGCGGTGCCGGACACGAAATGTCGGGCCTGCCTATGACACAATCGGTGGGTGACATTGTCGATTTTGCTTACAACTACATCATCCTGGGCAAGAAAGCGCAGATTCATACCATCGACAAGAGCCCGAATTACAAAAAGGGTGATTCCCTTTATGATTTTTGCGACAATTAA
- a CDS encoding thioredoxin family protein produces the protein MKRVILLVTLIFTALLYASAQVRLPDMKVGSKAVLTDVKMKAVSGNEYSLNDLKKANGLVVIFSCNTCPFVKMWEGRYPEIKKWADEHQVGMVLVNSNYQKRDGVDSFEAMKKHAKEHNYTMPYVVDKDSRLANAFDAKTTPHVFLFDKDFTLVYKGAIDDSYRSADNVKNPYLKNAISQLAAGKMVAKNETPPVGCSIKRKLD, from the coding sequence ATGAAGAGAGTGATTTTGCTTGTAACCCTGATTTTTACTGCGTTATTGTATGCTTCAGCGCAGGTTCGTTTGCCGGATATGAAGGTGGGCTCCAAAGCTGTTCTCACGGATGTGAAAATGAAAGCTGTTTCGGGTAATGAATACAGTCTGAATGATCTGAAAAAGGCCAATGGCCTTGTTGTGATATTTTCCTGCAATACCTGCCCGTTTGTGAAAATGTGGGAAGGTCGGTACCCGGAAATTAAAAAGTGGGCCGATGAACACCAGGTTGGAATGGTGTTGGTAAATTCCAACTACCAAAAACGGGATGGTGTCGATTCCTTCGAAGCCATGAAGAAACACGCAAAGGAACATAACTATACAATGCCGTACGTGGTCGATAAAGACAGCCGGTTGGCCAATGCTTTCGATGCGAAGACCACACCGCATGTTTTTCTTTTTGACAAAGACTTCACGTTAGTGTATAAAGGCGCAATTGATGATAGCTATCGAAGTGCTGATAATGTGAAAAATCCATACCTGAAAAATGCGATCTCACAACTGGCAGCCGGAAAAATGGTGGCAAAAAATGAAACACCACCGGTTGGATGTAGTATAAAAAGAAAACTTGATTAG
- a CDS encoding endonuclease/exonuclease/phosphatase family protein: MRKLLTYFLLFLLTTPVFGQENMNIITYNIRYNNPDDGVNAWPNRKADVIALLKFHKADVFCVQEALHDQIIDLKEGMPTFDYVGVGRDDGKEAGEYSAIFYDIRRYRLQEQGHFWLSETPDKPGLGWDAACVRICSWAKLRDQESNQSFFVFTTHFDHVGVKAREESAKLIYKKVQELGGDRLPVFLTGDFNLTPEANAIALIRSQWKDSRLATLSPPYGPVGTFEGFDFNSPLKNRIDYIFVNDKVRVLRYGVLSDSKDQHYPSDHLPVLVEAKFID, translated from the coding sequence ATGCGAAAACTCCTGACTTACTTTCTTTTATTTTTACTGACCACACCGGTTTTCGGGCAGGAAAACATGAACATCATCACCTACAATATCCGGTATAATAATCCTGATGACGGAGTGAATGCCTGGCCCAACCGAAAAGCAGATGTTATTGCTCTCTTGAAATTTCATAAAGCTGACGTTTTCTGTGTACAGGAGGCTTTGCACGATCAGATTATCGATCTGAAAGAGGGAATGCCGACGTTCGATTATGTGGGCGTCGGTCGCGATGATGGCAAGGAAGCTGGCGAATATTCAGCTATTTTTTATGATATACGTCGTTACCGGTTGCAGGAGCAGGGACATTTCTGGTTGTCGGAAACTCCGGACAAACCTGGTTTAGGATGGGATGCAGCCTGTGTACGGATTTGCTCGTGGGCGAAGTTGAGAGATCAGGAGAGCAACCAATCATTCTTCGTTTTCACGACCCACTTCGATCATGTCGGGGTAAAAGCCCGCGAAGAGTCAGCAAAACTGATTTATAAAAAAGTGCAGGAGCTTGGAGGCGACCGTCTACCGGTTTTCCTGACCGGCGATTTTAACCTGACACCCGAAGCGAATGCCATTGCTTTGATTCGCAGTCAGTGGAAAGACTCTCGTCTGGCGACACTTTCGCCACCTTACGGACCGGTTGGTACGTTCGAGGGATTTGATTTCAACTCTCCGTTAAAAAACCGGATTGACTATATTTTTGTCAACGATAAGGTGAGGGTGTTGCGCTACGGTGTTCTCTCCGATTCAAAGGATCAACACTATCCTTCCGATCATCTTCCCGTATTGGTGGAAGCGAAATTTATTGATTGA
- a CDS encoding monomeric [FeFe] hydrogenase, producing MAYVNNTMIVRRELLSRLAGLIKEDQLENQIDRIPVEMSPRERGAQRRCCIYKERAVLKYKLMPILGLLPEEETDELMPLADYANEARQRTAPRKEILTVVDEACTACVKVNYVVSNLCRGCVASPCKMNCPKNAITFNCNGQAQIDPKKCVNCGICKNACPYHSIVHVPVPCEEACPVGAISKDEQGVEHIDDAKCIYCGKCLNACPFGSIFEISHIIDIFKAIQAGEQVIALPAPSILGQYNYEAGKVFAAIKELGFYDVMEVAQGAMITTTNEAAELKEKLESGQSFMTTSCCPGYVQAVEKHVSNMKSYVSHTKTPMYYAAELAREKYPDAKLVFIGPCIAKRKEAMIDPNVDYVMTFEELDSFFTGFEIDIENCEPVELTYSTPESRGFAQSGGVVEAVKAEGLAVDVRAIEVNGINKKSIGLLKAYSRGKAPGNFIEVMACEGGCIAGPSAHVDTGQGKKQLKATLESLQA from the coding sequence ATGGCATACGTCAATAATACCATGATCGTCAGGCGGGAGCTCCTTTCCCGATTGGCGGGACTTATCAAAGAAGACCAGTTAGAGAACCAGATTGACCGGATTCCGGTGGAAATGTCACCACGGGAACGGGGAGCCCAGCGTCGTTGCTGTATCTATAAAGAGCGGGCTGTTTTGAAATACAAACTGATGCCGATTCTGGGTCTCCTTCCGGAAGAAGAAACGGATGAACTGATGCCACTCGCCGATTATGCGAACGAGGCACGTCAACGCACAGCTCCCCGCAAGGAAATCCTCACGGTAGTGGACGAAGCCTGCACAGCATGTGTAAAGGTGAATTATGTGGTTTCCAATCTTTGTCGTGGTTGTGTGGCCAGTCCTTGTAAAATGAACTGTCCGAAGAATGCCATTACCTTCAACTGCAACGGACAAGCTCAGATTGACCCAAAAAAATGTGTCAACTGCGGTATTTGTAAGAATGCCTGCCCGTATCACTCCATCGTACACGTGCCCGTTCCGTGCGAAGAAGCCTGCCCGGTTGGCGCCATTTCCAAAGACGAACAAGGTGTTGAGCACATTGACGACGCAAAATGCATCTACTGCGGAAAATGCCTGAATGCCTGCCCGTTTGGTTCTATTTTCGAAATTTCACACATCATCGATATTTTCAAAGCCATTCAGGCCGGTGAACAGGTAATTGCCCTGCCGGCTCCATCCATACTGGGACAGTACAATTACGAAGCAGGAAAAGTATTTGCTGCCATTAAAGAACTGGGCTTTTATGACGTAATGGAAGTAGCGCAGGGTGCGATGATTACGACCACCAACGAAGCAGCTGAGCTAAAAGAAAAGCTGGAAAGCGGCCAGTCGTTTATGACCACCTCTTGCTGTCCGGGGTACGTACAAGCCGTCGAGAAGCATGTTTCGAACATGAAATCATACGTTTCGCATACCAAAACACCGATGTACTATGCGGCAGAACTGGCCCGGGAAAAGTATCCTGATGCCAAACTGGTATTTATCGGGCCATGTATCGCCAAGCGGAAAGAAGCGATGATCGATCCGAATGTTGATTATGTGATGACGTTTGAAGAACTGGATTCCTTCTTCACAGGATTTGAAATTGACATTGAGAACTGTGAGCCGGTCGAACTAACCTACAGCACACCTGAAAGTCGCGGATTTGCTCAATCGGGAGGTGTGGTTGAAGCAGTGAAGGCCGAAGGCCTGGCCGTCGATGTCCGTGCCATCGAAGTGAATGGCATCAACAAAAAATCAATTGGTTTGCTGAAAGCGTACAGTAGAGGAAAAGCGCCGGGTAACTTTATTGAGGTGATGGCTTGCGAGGGTGGATGTATTGCCGGACCGAGCGCACATGTCGATACCGGCCAGGGGAAAAAACAACTGAAAGCGACGTTGGAATCGCTTCAGGCATAA
- a CDS encoding L-serine ammonia-lyase: MESIKEIFRIGNGPSSSHTMGPKKAAERFLAQTPNSSSYQVTLYGSLAATGRGHLTDVAIQNTLGPDRVTILWERETFLKRHPNALKLEALDGDGKVTDSWTAYSVGGGAIVDDQTELETVSIYQDSKMDAILNWCYENGKSIWEYVEVNEGPEIWDYLANVWHVMEAAVKRGLDTEGTLPGVLKYPRKAAGYYAKARNFKPAIKKRSLLYAYALAVSEENAAGGEIVTAPTCGASGVLPAVLYYMKKYHKSSEQKILHALATAGLIGTLVKTNASISGAEVGCQGEVGTACAMASAAVTQLSGGSIFQIEYAAEMGLEHHLGLTCDPIAGLVQVPCIERNAFAAARALNHKNYALLSDGRHLISFDKVVQTMKQTGHDLPHLYKETSEGGLAHFHGLKL, encoded by the coding sequence ATGGAGTCCATCAAAGAAATTTTCCGAATTGGTAATGGCCCCTCATCCAGTCACACGATGGGACCGAAAAAAGCGGCCGAACGTTTTCTGGCTCAAACCCCCAATTCATCAAGCTATCAGGTCACGTTATACGGAAGTCTGGCTGCCACAGGCAGAGGCCACTTAACCGACGTCGCCATTCAAAATACATTAGGTCCCGACCGAGTTACCATATTGTGGGAGCGGGAGACGTTTTTAAAACGCCATCCAAACGCTCTTAAGCTGGAAGCTCTCGACGGTGACGGAAAGGTCACCGACAGCTGGACGGCATACTCGGTTGGTGGTGGAGCCATTGTTGATGATCAAACAGAGTTGGAAACCGTTTCCATTTACCAAGATTCCAAAATGGATGCCATCCTGAACTGGTGCTACGAAAACGGAAAAAGCATTTGGGAATATGTGGAAGTAAACGAAGGTCCCGAAATCTGGGATTACCTGGCAAACGTGTGGCATGTAATGGAAGCCGCCGTTAAACGGGGGCTCGATACCGAAGGAACGCTTCCCGGTGTACTGAAGTATCCGCGAAAAGCTGCCGGTTATTACGCAAAAGCGAGAAATTTCAAACCGGCTATCAAGAAACGTTCGTTGCTGTATGCTTATGCTTTAGCTGTTTCAGAGGAAAATGCTGCGGGTGGTGAGATTGTAACCGCTCCAACATGTGGCGCCAGCGGTGTTTTGCCGGCCGTCCTTTATTACATGAAGAAATACCACAAAAGTTCGGAGCAAAAAATTCTGCATGCACTGGCTACCGCGGGATTAATTGGGACATTGGTGAAAACCAACGCTTCCATTTCCGGTGCTGAAGTGGGGTGTCAGGGCGAAGTAGGAACAGCCTGCGCCATGGCATCGGCTGCTGTGACGCAACTCAGCGGTGGCAGCATATTCCAGATTGAATATGCAGCGGAAATGGGGCTGGAACATCATCTCGGCCTCACCTGTGACCCGATCGCCGGTTTGGTTCAGGTTCCTTGCATCGAGCGAAATGCTTTTGCCGCTGCCCGTGCGTTAAACCACAAAAACTACGCTCTACTTTCCGACGGACGTCATCTCATCAGCTTTGATAAGGTAGTACAAACCATGAAACAAACCGGCCACGATTTGCCTCATCTCTACAAAGAAACATCTGAAGGAGGATTAGCTCACTTCCATGGCTTGAAATTGTAG
- a CDS encoding co-chaperone GroES family protein: MTLDIDKKDIAKFILVGDRVLVKPKNPNTQTKSGLYLPPAAVEKEKVQTGYVIKVGPGFPIPAMTDEDEPWKEKHEEVKYVPLQAQAGDLAIYLSQSGYEIEFNQEKYVILPHSAILMLVRDEGLFE, encoded by the coding sequence ATGACACTGGATATTGATAAGAAGGATATTGCCAAATTTATCCTTGTGGGAGATCGGGTTTTGGTAAAGCCCAAGAATCCGAATACACAGACAAAATCCGGGTTATATCTTCCCCCCGCGGCCGTAGAGAAAGAAAAAGTGCAGACCGGCTATGTCATCAAGGTCGGTCCGGGTTTTCCTATTCCCGCCATGACGGATGAAGATGAGCCGTGGAAGGAGAAGCACGAAGAGGTGAAGTACGTTCCGCTTCAGGCGCAAGCCGGCGATTTGGCCATTTACCTTAGTCAATCAGGTTACGAAATCGAATTTAACCAGGAAAAGTACGTGATTCTCCCGCACTCAGCAATTCTGATGCTGGTGAGGGATGAAGGACTTTTCGAATAA